One genomic region from Mycoplasmopsis columbina encodes:
- the rsmG gene encoding 16S rRNA (guanine(527)-N(7))-methyltransferase RsmG, with the protein MKSEVINKLDKYAELIHEKNQVMNITGFKTLETIKKEGIEDSLLAFNYLKNKFLNPNKTIKLLDIGAGAGFPSLPFLITNTEQIDLTIMESQTKRCNFLNNVASNLNLKVEILNLRAEETRKWANTFDFVTARAVSSIKNMYLMAHHLLKNEGYFYLLKGQNYQQELNEFLKSFPNKQKDIIVHDYTNVLDQKSYIIMIKKSEKTPSSWPLKWKQIIEY; encoded by the coding sequence ATGAAATCAGAAGTAATTAATAAACTAGATAAATATGCCGAGTTAATTCATGAAAAGAATCAAGTTATGAATATAACTGGCTTTAAAACTTTAGAAACAATTAAAAAAGAGGGAATTGAAGATTCTCTTCTTGCTTTTAATTACCTTAAAAATAAATTTTTGAATCCTAATAAAACAATTAAACTTCTTGACATAGGAGCTGGTGCAGGCTTTCCTTCTTTACCTTTTTTAATAACAAATACAGAACAAATTGATTTAACTATTATGGAGAGTCAAACAAAAAGATGCAACTTTTTAAATAATGTTGCATCTAATCTCAATTTGAAAGTTGAAATACTAAATTTAAGAGCTGAAGAAACTAGAAAATGAGCCAATACTTTTGATTTTGTAACAGCAAGAGCTGTATCATCAATTAAAAATATGTATCTTATGGCTCATCATTTGTTAAAAAATGAAGGTTATTTTTATCTTCTTAAAGGACAAAATTATCAACAAGAATTAAATGAATTTTTGAAGTCTTTTCCTAATAAACAAAAAGATATTATAGTTCATGATTACACTAATGTATTAGACCAAAAATCTTATATTATCATGATAAAGAAAAGCGAAAAAACCCCTTCATCTTGACCATTAAAGTGAAAACAAATTATCGAATATTAG
- a CDS encoding ribose-phosphate pyrophosphokinase, which yields MNSKNVILFGMPNCIPLAEKISKKLNIKLSHITKTTFADGETMLVSDDKVRGQDVYVVASTSRPVNQNVMELLLFIDSLKRASAKSINIVLTYYGYARQDRKENGRQPIGAKLIADLIQTAGASKIVAVDLHNPAIQGFFNIPIDDLRGSYTLAKAIKASKDDFTVVSPDHGGTVRARKLAELISETLKISIIDKRRVGTNQTEVMGLIGNVQNENAVIIDDIIDTGGTILKAVDTLKANGAKKIVVAATHGLFTKGFEMFENNPNVEKVIVTDSIDNSELANKFSKLHIVSLDNFLSGVIKCHIEGDSISKLYQQFADEIRSN from the coding sequence ATGAATTCAAAAAATGTTATTTTGTTTGGAATGCCTAACTGCATTCCATTAGCAGAAAAAATTTCTAAAAAACTAAATATCAAACTTTCACACATTACTAAAACTACATTCGCTGATGGTGAAACAATGCTTGTTAGTGATGATAAAGTTAGAGGCCAAGATGTTTATGTTGTTGCAAGCACTTCAAGACCAGTAAATCAAAATGTAATGGAACTTTTGCTTTTTATAGATTCTTTAAAAAGAGCTAGCGCTAAATCCATAAACATTGTTTTAACATACTATGGGTATGCAAGACAAGATCGTAAAGAAAATGGAAGACAACCTATTGGAGCAAAATTAATTGCAGATTTAATTCAAACAGCGGGCGCTTCTAAAATTGTTGCTGTTGATTTACATAACCCAGCTATTCAAGGATTTTTCAACATTCCTATTGACGATTTACGTGGATCATATACTTTAGCGAAAGCTATTAAGGCATCTAAAGATGATTTTACAGTTGTTTCACCTGATCACGGTGGTACAGTAAGAGCTCGTAAATTAGCTGAATTAATTTCTGAAACATTGAAGATTAGTATTATTGATAAGCGTAGAGTTGGTACTAATCAAACAGAAGTAATGGGACTTATTGGTAACGTCCAAAATGAAAACGCTGTTATTATTGACGACATTATTGATACTGGTGGAACTATTTTAAAAGCGGTAGACACTTTAAAAGCTAATGGTGCAAAAAAAATTGTTGTTGCTGCTACACACGGTTTATTTACTAAAGGATTTGAAATGTTTGAAAATAATCCTAATGTTGAAAAAGTTATTGTTACCGATTCAATTGATAACTCTGAGCTTGCAAACAAATTTAGTAAACTTCATATCGTTAGTCTAGATAATTTCCTTTCTGGCGTTATTAAATGTCATATTGAAGGTGATTCAATTTCAAAACTTTATCAACAATTTGCTGATGAAATCAGAAGTAATTAA
- a CDS encoding ATP-dependent Clp protease ATP-binding subunit, giving the protein MDFNNLDELFNLNGNKNSNKEDVLKKYGRNLTDLAARNELDPVINRDDEIRRMIRILSRKTKNNPVLVGEPGVGKTAIVEGLARKIIEGQVPENLKNKDVVELDLASMIAGASYQGQFEQRIKEVLKRIEESNGEIIVFIDEIHMLVGTGKNADGGMDAANIIKPLMARGKLHLIGATTFDEYRKYIEKDAALERRMQKIDVFEPSVNDTITILRGIKDRFENFHNVKIQDNALIAAAKLSARYISDRFLPDKAIDLVDEAAATIKTEINFQPEELEKAKQAIAKLQMEKIALSNESKNKHSERISILNDEIKNLENKVSSLQNRWDNEKQRLNYLSQLRSNLDNLQHAFSLAQSESNFERASKIMYVEIPKLEKEIQLKEEELNSQKNSLIKDSVTPEEIAQIVSKWTNIPVNKLLEAEKEKLLNLEAELSNKIKGQEEAIRIVSQSILRSKADINDPNRPLSSFLFIGPTGVGKTELARSLAYSLFDDEKQIIRLDMSEYMEKHSVSKIIGAPPGYIGYDASNSLTDRIRKNPYSILLLDEIEKAHKDVLNILLQILDNGAIHDSKGRLINCRNLIIIMTSNLAASTIIDGKNDNKIRDVLLKHLTPEFLNRIDEIVKFLPLENKAIEEITKLELNKLAKRVNESKNIDLEFSQKVISFISKKAYDQNFGARPIKRYIQNNLEYLLAHQIIEGSLVSEKKYLVDLVAGNFSIVELSK; this is encoded by the coding sequence ATGGATTTTAATAACTTAGATGAACTTTTTAATTTAAACGGAAATAAAAATAGCAATAAAGAAGACGTTTTAAAAAAATATGGAAGAAATTTAACAGATTTAGCTGCAAGAAATGAACTAGATCCAGTAATTAATCGTGATGATGAAATTCGCCGTATGATTAGAATTTTAAGTAGAAAAACTAAAAATAATCCTGTTTTAGTGGGTGAACCTGGAGTTGGTAAAACTGCTATAGTTGAAGGTCTTGCTCGAAAAATCATCGAGGGGCAAGTTCCTGAAAATTTAAAAAATAAAGATGTTGTTGAACTTGATTTAGCAAGCATGATTGCTGGAGCTTCATATCAAGGACAATTTGAACAAAGAATAAAAGAAGTTTTAAAAAGAATTGAAGAATCTAACGGCGAAATTATTGTTTTTATTGATGAAATTCATATGTTAGTTGGAACCGGTAAAAATGCTGACGGTGGTATGGATGCTGCTAATATTATCAAACCACTAATGGCTCGTGGTAAATTACACTTAATTGGTGCAACAACTTTCGACGAATATAGAAAATATATTGAAAAAGATGCTGCGCTTGAAAGACGTATGCAAAAAATTGATGTTTTTGAGCCTTCTGTTAATGACACAATAACCATATTAAGAGGTATTAAAGATCGTTTTGAAAATTTTCACAATGTAAAAATTCAAGATAACGCTTTAATTGCTGCTGCTAAATTGAGTGCAAGATATATTTCTGATCGTTTTCTTCCAGATAAAGCTATTGATTTAGTAGATGAAGCCGCAGCAACTATCAAAACGGAAATTAATTTCCAACCTGAAGAATTAGAAAAAGCAAAACAAGCTATTGCAAAGCTTCAAATGGAAAAAATTGCTTTAAGCAATGAGAGTAAAAATAAACATTCTGAAAGAATTAGTATCTTAAATGATGAAATCAAAAATTTAGAAAATAAAGTTTCTTCTTTACAAAATCGTTGAGACAATGAAAAACAAAGATTAAATTACTTATCACAACTTAGAAGTAATTTAGATAATCTACAACATGCTTTTTCGCTAGCGCAAAGTGAAAGTAATTTTGAAAGAGCCTCAAAAATAATGTATGTCGAAATACCAAAATTAGAAAAAGAAATTCAACTTAAAGAGGAAGAATTAAACAGTCAAAAAAATTCTTTAATTAAAGATAGCGTTACTCCTGAAGAAATTGCACAAATTGTTTCCAAATGAACCAATATACCTGTAAACAAGCTTCTTGAGGCAGAAAAAGAAAAATTATTAAATCTTGAAGCAGAACTATCTAATAAGATTAAAGGTCAAGAGGAAGCTATACGAATTGTAAGTCAATCTATTTTAAGATCAAAAGCAGATATTAATGACCCAAATCGTCCTCTTTCTTCTTTCTTATTTATCGGACCTACAGGAGTTGGAAAAACAGAACTTGCTAGATCATTAGCTTATTCACTTTTTGATGATGAAAAACAAATTATTCGCTTAGACATGTCTGAGTATATGGAAAAACATTCTGTTTCTAAAATAATTGGTGCTCCTCCAGGATATATTGGTTATGATGCATCTAATTCATTAACTGATAGAATTAGAAAAAATCCTTATAGCATTTTATTATTGGACGAAATTGAAAAAGCTCATAAAGATGTTTTAAATATATTGTTACAAATTTTGGATAATGGTGCTATTCACGATTCAAAAGGTAGATTGATTAATTGTCGAAATTTAATAATTATTATGACTTCCAATTTAGCTGCAAGTACTATTATTGACGGAAAAAACGATAATAAAATTAGAGATGTTTTATTAAAACATTTAACACCAGAATTTCTTAATCGAATTGATGAAATTGTCAAATTCTTACCATTAGAAAATAAAGCAATCGAAGAAATTACCAAATTAGAATTAAATAAACTTGCTAAAAGAGTTAATGAATCAAAAAATATTGACTTAGAATTCTCTCAAAAAGTTATTTCTTTCATTTCTAAAAAGGCCTATGATCAAAATTTTGGTGCCCGTCCAATTAAAAGATATATTCAAAATAATTTAGAATATCTTTTAGCCCATCAAATCATTGAAGGTTCATTAGTTTCTGAAAAAAAATACCTTGTAGATTTAGTTGCTGGTAATTTTAGCATTGTTGAACTTAGCAAATAA
- the trmB gene encoding tRNA (guanosine(46)-N7)-methyltransferase TrmB codes for MRLRFDKTAEEKIINSSFYVSKDNYPILLNENTIIEIGMGKGEMIVELAKANPEIIFYGLEKYPTVAYKAVKKAQEYNLSNFKLIIDDATNLNEIFTGKTNTIWLTFSDPWPKARHEKRRLTYKTYLNLYKEILSDAGLLKFKSDNDKLYEFSLESFKENNWDLVDYGNDLHSSKWNKENIMTGYEKKWSSLGKNINFIFAKIKKSHN; via the coding sequence ATGAGATTAAGATTTGATAAAACAGCTGAAGAAAAAATTATTAATTCTTCTTTTTATGTTTCGAAAGATAATTATCCTATTCTTTTAAATGAAAATACAATTATAGAAATAGGAATGGGAAAAGGTGAAATGATTGTCGAATTAGCGAAAGCTAATCCAGAAATAATTTTTTATGGTTTAGAAAAATATCCAACAGTTGCCTATAAAGCTGTAAAAAAGGCCCAGGAATACAATTTATCTAACTTTAAATTAATTATTGATGATGCTACAAATTTGAATGAAATTTTTACTGGCAAAACTAATACAATTTGATTGACTTTTAGTGATCCATGACCTAAAGCAAGACACGAAAAAAGAAGATTAACTTATAAAACTTATTTGAATTTGTACAAAGAAATTTTAAGTGACGCTGGATTGCTAAAATTTAAAAGTGACAATGATAAACTTTATGAATTTTCTTTAGAGAGTTTTAAGGAAAATAATTGAGATTTAGTTGATTATGGAAATGATTTACATTCAAGTAAGTGAAATAAAGAAAATATAATGACGGGTTATGAGAAAAAATGAAGTTCTTTAGGAAAAAATATAAATTTTATTTTTGCTAAAATAAAAAAATCACATAATTAA
- a CDS encoding HU family DNA-binding protein has product MTKKEFVAEVARQLEVPVRVADKYFDAFLFVLKEQLIAEDKVQLSQLGTFETKIRRGRDTVNPFNKEEIHVPEKRVVKFTPSKYLREIVNF; this is encoded by the coding sequence ATGACAAAAAAAGAATTCGTTGCTGAAGTAGCAAGACAATTAGAAGTTCCAGTTAGAGTAGCTGACAAATATTTTGATGCTTTTCTTTTCGTTTTGAAAGAACAATTAATCGCCGAAGATAAAGTTCAGTTATCACAATTAGGAACATTTGAAACCAAAATTAGAAGAGGACGTGATACAGTTAATCCTTTTAATAAAGAAGAAATCCACGTTCCAGAAAAACGTGTTGTTAAATTCACACCTTCAAAATATTTAAGAGAAATTGTTAACTTCTAA
- the recU gene encoding Holliday junction resolvase RecU, whose translation MNKNRGMLLENIINKTIDYYSVNDLAYIKKQIVPIKFSGIENGKIKNGFLYSKSTVDYIGCFKGKFIAFEAKTTEDKIIDKSNLKTHQIDYLKKIDKQGGIVFFILFYSLFNEFYLLFFKDFEKLNASSLHYKNIKKVGIKLTLLFPGIIDFLPFLN comes from the coding sequence ATGAATAAAAATAGAGGAATGCTTTTAGAAAATATCATCAACAAAACAATTGATTATTATTCGGTAAATGATTTAGCATATATTAAAAAACAAATTGTTCCAATTAAATTTAGTGGAATTGAAAATGGAAAAATCAAAAATGGTTTTTTATATTCAAAAAGCACTGTTGATTATATTGGGTGTTTTAAAGGCAAATTCATTGCGTTTGAAGCAAAAACTACAGAAGATAAAATCATTGATAAATCTAATCTCAAGACACATCAAATTGATTATTTAAAAAAGATAGATAAACAAGGAGGAATTGTATTTTTTATCCTTTTTTATAGTCTTTTTAATGAATTTTATTTACTTTTCTTTAAGGATTTTGAAAAATTAAATGCATCATCTCTACACTATAAAAATATTAAAAAAGTAGGAATTAAACTTACCCTACTTTTCCCTGGTATTATTGATTTTTTACCTTTTTTAAATTAG
- a CDS encoding holo-ACP synthase — MNIGVDLVKIERFKNKDLNFAKRFLSSKELNYFENKTLKMDTQTLASIWAIKEAIFKADNSYFNFSKIELTRENNQWLHQEFDISLSHEGDYVTAIALKKR, encoded by the coding sequence ATGAATATAGGTGTTGATTTGGTAAAAATTGAGCGATTTAAAAATAAAGATTTAAATTTTGCAAAAAGATTTTTAAGTAGCAAGGAATTAAATTACTTTGAAAATAAAACTTTAAAAATGGATACACAAACATTGGCTTCAATTTGGGCAATAAAAGAAGCTATTTTTAAAGCAGATAATAGTTATTTCAACTTTTCAAAAATTGAATTAACAAGAGAAAATAATCAATGATTACACCAAGAATTTGACATAAGCCTTTCACATGAAGGAGATTATGTTACAGCTATTGCACTAAAAAAGAGATAG
- a CDS encoding lysophospholipid acyltransferase family protein, translated as MNFNAKMIFSWPVALWYAFRMRSYARKYNKYPEQYTIQQRNDWLLKRAKFILWLFNVKVEVEGYDDLPKGPVILAPNHKSLLDSVIMLVALQKQTGDASVMNKVPTFLAKKELENKKLVKASIDLLDSFLIDRENFRQAFDTLNKFGTFVKEQRRYGIIFPEGTRVKGPELGEFKAGAFKVASSQYLPVVPVAILNSEDALNRTRKEKLHVKVQFLNPIKAGSVIAMETNALSERVKKSIQGALNNGKN; from the coding sequence ATGAACTTTAATGCAAAGATGATTTTCAGTTGACCAGTTGCACTTTGATATGCTTTTAGAATGAGATCATATGCGAGAAAATACAACAAATATCCTGAACAATATACAATTCAGCAAAGAAATGATTGACTTCTAAAAAGAGCAAAATTTATTTTATGATTATTCAACGTTAAAGTCGAAGTAGAAGGATATGATGATTTACCTAAGGGACCGGTAATTTTAGCTCCAAATCACAAATCATTACTTGATTCAGTAATCATGTTAGTTGCTTTACAAAAACAAACCGGTGATGCTTCAGTAATGAATAAAGTTCCAACTTTTTTAGCTAAAAAAGAATTAGAAAATAAAAAACTAGTTAAAGCATCAATTGATTTATTAGATTCATTTTTAATTGACAGAGAAAACTTTAGACAAGCTTTTGATACTTTAAACAAATTTGGAACCTTTGTTAAAGAACAAAGAAGATATGGAATTATTTTTCCAGAGGGTACCAGAGTTAAAGGGCCTGAATTAGGAGAATTTAAAGCAGGAGCATTCAAAGTGGCATCTAGCCAATATTTACCTGTGGTTCCTGTTGCAATTTTAAATTCAGAAGATGCACTAAATAGAACACGAAAAGAAAAATTGCATGTTAAAGTTCAGTTTTTAAATCCAATTAAAGCTGGTTCAGTTATTGCTATGGAAACAAATGCTTTATCTGAAAGAGTTAAAAAATCTATTCAAGGGGCTTTAAACAATGGCAAAAACTAG
- a CDS encoding segregation/condensation protein A, with protein MAKTSAYETKDKKYDIKLENFDGPLDLLLALVQDKNMDIMAVDVAELASEYLRIIETLQENEIDVAGDYLVMAATLLALKTKMLLYTPEEKPEIEEDKREILRRLYEYQQFKEVSKALREQEGLRKEIFIKKPSDIEEFLIEDDKNSLEGHSNPLKLITTLRRMFERSFANQLRKTKLQHFNVTPKDQIPFILNLFDEHEVVTFEMIFTQPSLNHFVITLMAILDLARRQVIVLKQDEQFGEITFERGPEYEK; from the coding sequence ATGGCAAAAACTAGTGCATATGAAACCAAAGATAAAAAATATGACATAAAACTAGAAAATTTCGACGGACCATTAGATTTATTACTTGCTTTAGTGCAAGATAAAAATATGGACATTATGGCAGTTGATGTTGCGGAATTGGCGAGCGAATACTTAAGAATTATTGAAACTTTGCAAGAAAACGAAATTGATGTAGCCGGTGATTATTTAGTTATGGCAGCAACATTGTTGGCCTTAAAAACTAAAATGTTGCTTTATACACCTGAAGAAAAACCTGAAATTGAAGAAGATAAAAGAGAAATTTTAAGAAGATTGTATGAGTATCAGCAATTTAAAGAAGTTTCAAAAGCATTAAGAGAACAAGAAGGATTAAGAAAAGAAATTTTTATTAAAAAACCAAGTGATATTGAAGAGTTTTTAATTGAAGATGATAAAAATTCTTTAGAAGGTCATTCTAATCCTTTAAAACTTATTACTACTCTAAGAAGAATGTTTGAAAGGTCTTTTGCAAATCAATTGAGAAAAACTAAATTACAACATTTTAACGTAACTCCAAAAGATCAAATTCCTTTCATTTTAAATCTTTTTGACGAACATGAAGTTGTAACTTTTGAAATGATTTTTACACAACCTTCTTTAAATCACTTTGTAATTACTTTAATGGCTATTTTAGATTTAGCAAGAAGACAAGTAATTGTTTTAAAACAAGATGAACAATTTGGCGAAATAACCTTTGAAAGAGGTCCAGAATATGAAAAATAA
- the scpB gene encoding SMC-Scp complex subunit ScpB yields MKNNILEALLYIQGDEGLTLEQVQEIFNLKTKAEAKKVMNDFTRYYNDKDGALKVVNFNEVYKLATRETYKEYITKMVQVVKKHRLSNAAIEVAGIVAYKQPVTRSMINNIRGVASEQVLNTLLVKGVVEEVGVSPTPGHPVLYGITNKFYDYFKIKSLAELPKLTEFNFIDGVENENDDFSLFDSQRGE; encoded by the coding sequence ATGAAAAATAATATTTTAGAAGCTTTACTTTATATTCAAGGAGACGAAGGACTTACACTTGAACAAGTGCAAGAAATTTTTAACTTAAAAACTAAAGCAGAAGCTAAAAAAGTAATGAACGATTTCACTAGGTACTACAATGACAAAGACGGTGCTTTAAAAGTAGTTAATTTTAATGAGGTTTATAAATTAGCAACAAGAGAAACATACAAAGAATACATTACCAAAATGGTGCAAGTTGTTAAAAAACACCGTTTATCGAATGCAGCTATTGAAGTTGCGGGAATTGTTGCTTATAAACAACCAGTCACTCGTTCAATGATTAATAATATTCGTGGGGTAGCTAGTGAGCAAGTTTTAAATACTTTACTAGTTAAAGGTGTAGTGGAAGAAGTTGGAGTTAGTCCAACTCCTGGTCATCCTGTTTTATATGGAATTACAAATAAATTCTATGATTATTTCAAAATTAAATCATTAGCAGAATTACCAAAACTAACTGAATTCAACTTTATTGATGGAGTTGAAAATGAAAATGATGATTTTAGCTTATTTGATAGTCAAAGAGGAGAATAA
- a CDS encoding pseudouridine synthase yields MKKNNWKSYVIKENNEGKKLFSFLKELFENHPLAFIYKLLRQKDVKVNGVRTKDEKYKLLQGDVVEVFYAKELSKTKEFDNKDIQINFQIIYEDSNILLVNKPTKVSVHSEFNCLDHQVLKYLSYKHNLNEFRPSHVGRLDKETSGIMIYAKNHYTLVQLNSNTSKFDKIYAFKSDYNGNDQEIFLNAEKNSKGYLNNTTNKTNLAYSQAHTKIYQKNNIWFAQIFTGKKHQIRLSLKSLNFPIWGDKKYGGKKADRLYLHCKTIKFKELEGKLNYLNNKEFTTPIPWERK; encoded by the coding sequence ATGAAAAAAAATAATTGAAAAAGTTATGTTATTAAAGAAAACAATGAAGGAAAAAAGTTATTTTCTTTTCTTAAAGAACTATTTGAAAATCATCCTTTAGCATTTATTTATAAGCTTCTTCGTCAAAAAGATGTTAAAGTCAATGGAGTTAGAACCAAAGATGAAAAATATAAACTTCTTCAAGGAGATGTTGTAGAAGTTTTTTATGCAAAGGAACTTTCCAAAACCAAAGAATTTGACAACAAAGATATTCAAATAAATTTTCAAATTATTTACGAAGATTCAAACATTTTATTAGTTAATAAACCAACAAAAGTTTCTGTTCATTCTGAATTTAATTGTCTTGATCATCAAGTTCTAAAATATTTATCTTACAAACATAATTTAAATGAATTCAGACCTAGTCATGTTGGAAGATTAGATAAAGAAACTAGTGGAATAATGATTTATGCAAAAAATCACTATACCTTAGTTCAATTGAACTCAAACACAAGCAAATTTGACAAAATATATGCTTTTAAGTCAGATTACAATGGCAATGATCAAGAAATTTTTTTAAATGCAGAAAAAAATTCAAAGGGATATTTGAATAATACAACAAATAAAACTAATTTAGCTTATTCACAGGCACATACAAAAATTTATCAGAAAAATAATATTTGATTTGCACAAATTTTTACTGGCAAAAAACATCAAATTAGATTATCTTTAAAAAGTTTAAACTTTCCAATTTGAGGAGATAAAAAATATGGTGGCAAAAAAGCCGACAGATTATATTTACACTGTAAAACCATAAAATTTAAAGAATTAGAAGGCAAATTGAATTACTTAAACAATAAAGAATTTACAACACCAATACCATGAGAAAGGAAATAA
- a CDS encoding Asp-tRNA(Asn)/Glu-tRNA(Gln) amidotransferase subunit GatC, producing the protein MNKINKDSLKSIVSSIMLEPKEEVLDGILKEWNVIEENLKLLDKLNLENIEPMTHIGQNKLVDFFREDVVDMSFAISKESALKNAKESDSNYIVTKKVVK; encoded by the coding sequence ATGAATAAAATTAATAAAGATTCTTTAAAATCCATAGTTTCTTCTATTATGCTAGAACCTAAAGAGGAAGTATTAGATGGAATTTTAAAAGAATGAAACGTTATTGAAGAAAATTTAAAACTTTTAGATAAGTTAAATTTGGAAAATATAGAACCAATGACACATATTGGCCAAAACAAATTAGTTGATTTTTTTAGAGAAGACGTTGTTGATATGTCTTTTGCTATTTCAAAAGAAAGCGCACTAAAAAATGCCAAAGAAAGCGACTCAAATTATATTGTTACTAAAAAGGTGGTGAAATAA
- a CDS encoding amidase family protein, with translation MKVLGNFEKALYELSNDKNNAVTQLFPFEKSRNINGLLNNAIFTIKDNYATDCAYTSASSRILNNFQASYNATVIDKLLNAGAIRIARVNCDELALGGTGTFSVNGLIRNPLDSERLAGGSSSGSIATLTENISFALGSDTGDSVRLPASYCGKVGFKPSYGAISRYGLFAYASSLDTVAYFTHNVNDAVQISQIAYGQDEKDFTSQNVKIDNVKKTKPTKIGVLNVSKLNLIVKKEFDKFIELLRSQNIEIEVIEPDKNILNAIKPVYDIISYSEASSNLSNLNGIAFGNRQDGDSWEEIMINTRSNGFGNMVQRRLTLGSFFLHSENQKELFIKAQKARRVISNYLNSLHDKYDFITFPAYADVAPYIEKENVNYGYMEYILTGSNLTGNPSLTIPFIKINNLPVNLALDAKIYQDEKLLSYALWIEELIENNFKGEENE, from the coding sequence ATGAAGGTTTTAGGAAACTTTGAAAAAGCGCTTTACGAATTAAGTAATGATAAAAATAATGCTGTTACACAACTATTTCCTTTTGAAAAATCTAGAAATATTAATGGATTATTAAATAATGCAATTTTCACAATCAAAGATAATTACGCAACGGATTGTGCATATACAAGCGCATCAAGTAGAATTCTAAACAATTTTCAAGCATCATACAATGCAACAGTAATTGACAAACTTTTAAATGCAGGAGCAATAAGAATTGCAAGGGTCAACTGTGATGAATTAGCTTTGGGAGGAACTGGAACATTTAGTGTCAATGGATTAATTAGAAATCCACTAGATAGTGAGAGATTAGCAGGGGGATCATCTTCAGGATCTATTGCAACATTAACTGAAAATATTTCATTTGCACTCGGGTCTGATACAGGAGATAGTGTAAGATTACCTGCTAGTTACTGTGGAAAAGTTGGTTTCAAGCCCTCTTATGGTGCAATAAGCAGATATGGATTGTTTGCTTATGCTTCGTCATTAGACACAGTTGCTTATTTCACACATAATGTTAATGATGCTGTTCAAATTTCCCAAATAGCCTATGGACAAGATGAAAAAGACTTTACATCTCAAAATGTAAAAATAGATAATGTGAAAAAAACAAAACCAACAAAAATAGGTGTTTTAAATGTTTCAAAATTGAATTTAATTGTTAAAAAAGAATTTGATAAATTTATTGAATTATTAAGAAGTCAAAATATAGAAATTGAAGTTATTGAACCAGACAAAAACATTTTAAATGCGATCAAACCAGTTTACGACATTATTTCATATTCAGAGGCATCTTCAAATTTATCTAATTTAAATGGAATAGCCTTTGGAAATAGACAAGATGGAGATTCTTGAGAAGAAATTATGATAAATACAAGATCTAATGGTTTTGGTAACATGGTTCAGAGAAGATTAACATTAGGAAGTTTCTTTTTACATTCTGAAAATCAAAAGGAATTATTTATTAAAGCTCAAAAAGCTAGAAGAGTGATTTCAAACTATTTAAATAGTTTACATGATAAATATGATTTTATTACTTTTCCAGCATATGCGGATGTAGCTCCTTACATTGAAAAAGAGAATGTAAATTATGGATATATGGAATATATTCTAACAGGTTCTAATTTAACAGGTAATCCATCCTTAACTATACCATTTATCAAAATAAACAATTTGCCTGTTAACTTAGCTTTAGATGCAAAAATTTATCAAGATGAAAAATTGTTATCTTATGCGTTATGAATTGAAGAGTTAATTGAAAATAACTTCAAAGGAGAAGAAAATGAATAA